GAGAGGCCTCGCACTTCGGATTCGCGCGACGCGGATCCGTGCACGGAAGGAAACGAACCGATCGAAGGGAACGATCGGTGCTGTCCTCTCTAGCGCCCCTTTCGGATTCCGTCAATGAAGCCGGCGGCCACTGACGCCGTTTGTTTGCCCACCGGGTGCGCCGCCGACTCAGGATCGCGCAGCGCGGATCGCGCTGACGCGTGCTTCCAGCGAGCGTGCATCCTTGTTGCGACCTTCGACGCGATAGAGCACCGCCAGGCTCTCCATCACCGGCACCAGATCGGCATGCCGTGGTCCTAGCGACTTCTCCTTGGCCGCCAGCACGCGCTCATACATTGGAAGAGCGGCAACGGTGTGCCCATGCGTCTGATAGAGCTCCGCCAGGCTTTGCACGGTGGCAATGACGTCGGGGTGGTCCCGGCCGAGGAGCTTCTCGCGGATCTCGAGCGCGCGGCGGAACAGCGGCTCGGCCTGGTCGTACTGATTGCGGGCTCGATAGACCTCGGCCAGGCCGTGCGAGCTGGCGGCGACGTCGAGGGTCTCGACTCCCGCCGCGTTCTCGCGAGCGCGGAGCGACCGCGCATACAGGGGCTCGGCGCGATCGAACTGCCCTTGCGCGCGGTAGACGTCGGCAAGGTCGGCCATGGCCTGCGCCGTCTCCGGCTTGTCGGGCCCGAGGGTCTTCTCGCGAATGGCCAGCGCGCGCGCCAGCAGCGGCTCGGCCTGCGCCGGCTGGCCCACCGCGACGAATGCGCGGCCAAGATCGACGAGGCTGGCAGCCACTTGCGGATGATCCGGCCCCAGCGCCTGCTCGCGCGCCGTCAGTACGCGCCGGTACAGAGGCCCGGCCTGCAGCCACTCGCCTCGGGCGGCGTGGAGCGCCGCCAGGTTGCTCAGCGTCCCTGCCGCCTCGGCATCGGTCTGGTCGAGCTTGTTCTTGCGGATGTCGAGCGCCTTCTCGTAGAGCGGTTCCGCCTTGGCGAGGTCTCCTTCGGCACGGTGCAGCTCGGCCAGGTTGTTCAGCGCCGTGGCCACGAGCGGATCGGCCGGCCCCGTGGCCGCCTTCCTGGCGACCGACAGCGACTGCTCATACATCGTCCGGGCCTGCGCCAGATCGCCGCGCGCCTTGTACATCGAGGCCAGATTGGCGAGGCTCGTGGAAACCTTGGCGCTGTCGGCGCCGTAGACGGCCTCGTGGATCTTCAGCGAGCGCTTGTAGAGCGACTCGGCCTTGTCGTAGCGGCCATCGGCCTTGTAGACCGATGCGAGGTGGCTGAGGCTGGAGGCGCTTTGCGGGCTCTCCGGTCCGAAAGCCTCTTCGTGGATCCTGGCGGCGCGCTTGTAGAGCGATTCCGCCTTGGAGTGGTTGCCCTGCGACAGGTAGATGGTCGCGAGATTGCTGGCCGCCGTGGCCGTGTCCGGATGGTCCTCGCCCAGCTCGCTTTCGGCCAGGGCCACGGCCTTTCTGGCGACGCTGGCGGCCTTGTCGTACTGGCCCTTGGCGTGCAGGGCCTTCGCCTGCTCGTTCAGCTCGACGAGCTCGTCGGATTGCGCGGCGGCGCTCGTGGCCGCGAGCACGCCGACACTCAGGACGAGAACTGCCGCGCTCCATCTCATCGATGCGATGATGCTGCCCATTCTGCATGGGTAGCATCGGAAGGCGGGGTCGTCCAAGCCCCAGGGGCGTCAGAGCGACGATCGAGAGCTCATGGCGTCCAGGTGGAAAACGGGCTGGTGACCACCGAGCCGACCACGCGTGTCTGCGGACTGGACGTGCACCAGAAATTGTTCGTCGCCAGCACGGTGCTCGCGCTGAGGTTGTGCACGTCGCGAGCGGTGCCGTTCGGCGCCTTGTTGCCGCAGAAGTAGTTGCCGCCGGTGCTGCTGACGGCCTCGCCGCCGATCACCAGCGCATCGCCGCCCAGGTCCAGCCGGGCGTTGTCGACCACCGCCACACCGCCGAGCCCTGGTTCGCTCGAGCCCAGCCCACCGTTGCCGGTGATGATGTTGTCCGACATCGAGACCTTGGCCGCATTCAGGGCGAGCAGCCCGCGGAAGCGGTTTCCGGTCAGCGTGTTGCCGGTCAGCACCGCCTGCACCGCACCGCCGATGCGCACGCCGCGGTCGCAGCCTTCGACCTGCGAATCGCGCATGTGAACGATCTGGTTGTAGGTGGCGCCGCCGTCGAAGCGCGGGCCCAGACAGCGATACATGCCTTCGTCGAAGAAGCCTTCCATGCGGGTGCCTTCGATCAGATAGCGCCCGCCCTCGGTCATGCGAATGGGCTGCTGGCAGTCCGTGAACAGGCTGTCGCGCACGATGGCGTTGTAGTGGCCGCGCAGCTGCGGATGCGGCGAGGTCAGCCCGGTCTTGCCGTAGTTCTGCATGCACTTGCCGCAAGCGGTCCGGGCCCACACCTTGTCGAAGACGTTGCCGGTCCCCGCGTTGTTCCCCATCGCCTCGTCGCAGTTGCGCTCGAAGGTCACGTGCTCGACGGTGTTGTCGTTGCCCGACGTCTTGATGCCGTCGAAGAAGGACCGAACCGTCAGGTTTCGCACGGTCGTGCGATTGCCGGCGAGGTTGAGGAAGTAGGTGCCGCTGTTGATGTTGGGACAGTCGCAGGTGCCGTCAGGGTTCAGCGCCACCTTGCACCCTGATGCCGTCGTCTTGCGGCCCCAGCACGCGGGCGTCATCTCGAAAGTGATGTTGCGATCGAGGCCGTCGATGACGAGGTCGTTGCATGCCGTGGTACGCGCGCCGCTGGCGGTGTCGGCTATGGCGATCGTG
The sequence above is drawn from the Candidatus Limnocylindrales bacterium genome and encodes:
- a CDS encoding tetratricopeptide repeat protein is translated as MRWSAAVLVLSVGVLAATSAAAQSDELVELNEQAKALHAKGQYDKAASVARKAVALAESELGEDHPDTATAASNLATIYLSQGNHSKAESLYKRAARIHEEAFGPESPQSASSLSHLASVYKADGRYDKAESLYKRSLKIHEAVYGADSAKVSTSLANLASMYKARGDLAQARTMYEQSLSVARKAATGPADPLVATALNNLAELHRAEGDLAKAEPLYEKALDIRKNKLDQTDAEAAGTLSNLAALHAARGEWLQAGPLYRRVLTAREQALGPDHPQVAASLVDLGRAFVAVGQPAQAEPLLARALAIREKTLGPDKPETAQAMADLADVYRAQGQFDRAEPLYARSLRARENAAGVETLDVAASSHGLAEVYRARNQYDQAEPLFRRALEIREKLLGRDHPDVIATVQSLAELYQTHGHTVAALPMYERVLAAKEKSLGPRHADLVPVMESLAVLYRVEGRNKDARSLEARVSAIRAARS